Below is a window of Podospora pseudocomata strain CBS 415.72m chromosome 1 map unlocalized CBS415.72m_1.2, whole genome shotgun sequence DNA.
ATGGTGGCCTGTATGCTTCTGGTGACATATTCGTCCTTGCAATCAGCACGATCAGAGGTTTGTTCATTGGCGATTTCCTTAAGCGTCGTTCTTTTCTTTAACTCCCGTGTCAGGTCACTGACAGGGTCCCACTGAAGGAGGAATCGGTTCTCGAATCATTGACGAAAGTCGACGTGCAACAACATGTGGCCGTAACGACAAGCTCTAGCAGTATTGTTAGCACCACAACCACTGTCGCTACGACATCTAACACTCCTTTACCAAACACCCCTTTACCAGAAGCGACACCAATTCAACTCGACCAAGAACCCCCGCTTGACTTCGACTCAAGTCTGGATGTCGCGCCCGAGAATGCTCTGGATAAGACCGACAGTCCACCAACAGACTTTGATGGCCTAGAGGAAGACTTTTCCATCCCACCAGCCGATCCAGTAACCCCAAACAAAGTTTTCAAAGCAGTCCTCATCGAATCTTCACTCACCTCACCCGCTCTGGTTCCCGTCCTCATGCACTTCTCCTCCGTCCTTCCCACCCACTGGTCCTTGGtgatcttcacctccccaaacaacTTTACCGTTCCCCAATCGCCAGCCTTCCGCAACCTCTTGTCCTCCAGACGACTAGACATTCGCTTCCTGCCCAAGAATGTCACCTTTACCAATAGCGCCTCGGTCTC
It encodes the following:
- a CDS encoding uncharacterized protein (COG:S; EggNog:ENOG503P2WY) is translated as MASLLSRPGGSPRAELMLLVMVACMLLVTYSSLQSARSEVTDRVPLKEESVLESLTKVDVQQHVAVTTSSSSIVSTTTTVATTSNTPLPNTPLPEATPIQLDQEPPLDFDSSLDVAPENALDKTDSPPTDFDGLEEDFSIPPADPVTPNKVFKAVLIESSLTSPALVPVLMHFSSVLPTHWSLVIFTSPNNFTVPQSPAFRNLLSSRRLDIRFLPKNVTFTNSASVSRFLASSNGWLWNELADAERVLFFQLDSIICANSIATIDDFVKWDYVGAPINSTYGEGYNGGLSIRNPRLFLEVVREGNYTRGFEDQWFYKKLKERRAQGDYRVRLPGVEEAKRFAVETLWGDRPLGYHQPQRWWKGKAGERMGEIEEWCPEVGMLIGRRAK